The following are encoded together in the Kwoniella europaea PYCC6329 chromosome 1, complete sequence genome:
- a CDS encoding mitotic-spindle organizing protein 1, with product MSSAQDEARLQNARETIDSLHDLSQLLQTGLDKNTLSICVGMIEQGANPDTLAAVIKELRRENELLKAQKSDQ from the exons ATGTCCTCAGCTCAGGACGAAGCGAGACTGCAGAATGCGAGAGAGACAATAGATT CTCTACACGATCTATCGCAATTACTGCAAACAG GCCTGGACAAGAACACTCTGTCGATATGCGTAGGAATGATCGAACAGGGCGCTAATCCCGATACTCTagct GCCGTTATCAAAGAATTGAGGAGGGAGAACGAACTGCTCAAAGCTCAGAAATCGGATCAGTAG